The proteins below come from a single Microbulbifer sp. Q7 genomic window:
- a CDS encoding universal stress protein, producing MSGYNNILVGLDLSEESSQVLDRAAQLAAHNNAKMSLAHIIEPLTFAYGGDVPMDLSEVQEQLQNQAKEQLSKAAANLNIPPDRQHVVLGQPATEIHRLAEESGCDLIVIGSHGRHGLALLLGSTANGVLHGAGCDVLAVRVHSPNE from the coding sequence ATGTCAGGGTATAACAACATATTGGTGGGACTGGACCTCTCTGAAGAATCCTCTCAGGTATTGGATCGAGCCGCCCAGCTTGCCGCCCATAACAACGCGAAGATGAGCCTCGCCCACATCATCGAGCCACTGACGTTTGCCTATGGCGGCGACGTACCAATGGACCTTTCCGAGGTGCAGGAGCAGCTGCAAAACCAGGCCAAGGAGCAATTAAGCAAGGCCGCCGCCAACCTCAACATTCCCCCTGACCGCCAACATGTGGTGCTGGGCCAGCCCGCCACGGAAATTCACCGTCTGGCGGAGGAATCCGGTTGCGATTTGATCGTAATCGGCAGCCATGGCCGCCATGGACTGGCGCTGCTGCTGGGATCCACGGCCAACGGTGTTTTACACGGTGCCGGTTGTGATGTGCTGGCAGTGCGGGTGCACTCGCCCAACGAATAG
- the topA gene encoding type I DNA topoisomerase, with protein MGKSLVIVESPAKAKTINKYLGKDFVVKSSIGHIRDLPTGASNKQPVDAKERARRAAETRKLSPEQKEIYKRKKSREQLIRRMGIDPDHNWEAHYEILPGKEKVVDELRKLAANADHVYLATDLDREGEAIAWHLREAIGGDEQRYRRVVFNEITKSAIQEAFQDPGPLDIDRVNAQQARRFLDRIVGYMVSPLLWEKVARGLSAGRVQSVAVKLVVEREREIRAFIPEEYWTLFADTQTAKSDALRLEVKKQAGEAFKPTNEEHAMAALKALQTSDFTVSARDDKPTSSKPSAPYITSTLQQAASNRLGFSVKKTMMMAQRLYEAGYITYMRTDSTNLSAEAVSSLREFIEENYGDKYLPENPNRYSSKEGAQEAHEAIRPSDVRVKPNMLSGMERDAERLYTLIWQQFVACQMTPAQFTSTSVVVTAGDFELRTRGRVIRFDGFLKVAPAQSKKDEDLVLPDIKVGEKLNLKKLDPKQHFTKPPARFSEAALVKELEKRGIGRPSTYASIISTIQDRGYVRLENRRFYAEKMGDIVTDRLSESFTDLMDYGFTASLEESLDSVAEGKRGWKDLLNDFYAGFSKRLEVAQDKEGGMRRNSPTDTDIECSQCGRHMQIRTGSTGVFLGCSGYALPPKERCTNTMNLVSGEEAVDADKDEEAETRQLREKRRCGKCGTAMDSYLVDEQRKLHICGNNPDCPGFEVEKGTFKIKGYDGPLIECDKCGADMQLKSGRFGKYFGCTSETCKNTRKLLKSGQPAPPKMDPVPMPELPCEKVDDTYILRDGASGLFLAASQFPKNRETRAPLVKELLPHKDEIDPKYSFLFSAPTEDNEGRDTVVRFSRKTQEQYVQSEEEGKATGWKAFYRDGKWQVDAPAKKAPAKKKAAAKKAPAKKAAAKKAPAKKKATTKKSPAK; from the coding sequence ATGGGTAAATCACTGGTCATCGTCGAGTCGCCGGCGAAGGCGAAAACGATCAACAAGTATCTCGGAAAAGACTTTGTGGTGAAGTCCAGCATTGGTCACATCCGGGATCTTCCCACTGGGGCATCGAACAAGCAGCCGGTGGACGCCAAGGAGCGCGCGCGCCGCGCTGCGGAAACCCGCAAGCTTTCTCCCGAACAGAAAGAGATCTACAAGCGCAAGAAAAGCCGCGAGCAGCTGATCCGGCGCATGGGGATCGACCCCGACCACAACTGGGAAGCCCACTACGAAATCCTGCCTGGCAAGGAAAAGGTGGTGGATGAACTGCGCAAACTCGCCGCCAACGCTGATCACGTCTATCTCGCAACGGACTTGGACCGCGAGGGGGAGGCCATTGCGTGGCACCTGCGGGAAGCCATTGGCGGTGACGAGCAACGGTACCGCCGGGTGGTGTTCAACGAAATCACCAAATCGGCGATTCAGGAGGCGTTTCAGGATCCGGGCCCCCTGGATATCGATCGGGTGAATGCACAGCAGGCGCGGCGTTTCCTCGACCGCATCGTGGGCTACATGGTTTCCCCGCTGTTGTGGGAAAAGGTCGCGCGCGGACTGTCGGCAGGCCGTGTTCAGTCGGTGGCAGTGAAACTGGTAGTGGAGCGCGAGCGGGAAATTCGGGCGTTTATTCCCGAAGAGTACTGGACCCTGTTTGCGGATACGCAAACCGCCAAATCTGACGCCCTGCGCCTGGAAGTGAAAAAGCAGGCCGGTGAGGCCTTCAAGCCCACCAACGAAGAGCACGCCATGGCGGCGCTGAAGGCGCTGCAGACCAGCGACTTCACGGTGAGCGCGCGGGATGACAAGCCCACCAGCTCCAAGCCTAGCGCACCCTATATCACCTCTACGCTGCAGCAGGCTGCCAGTAATCGTTTGGGCTTTAGCGTAAAGAAAACCATGATGATGGCCCAGCGGCTTTATGAGGCGGGCTACATCACCTACATGCGTACCGACTCCACCAACCTGAGTGCGGAAGCGGTGTCCTCGTTGCGCGAGTTCATCGAAGAAAATTACGGTGACAAGTACCTTCCGGAAAATCCGAATCGCTACAGCAGCAAAGAGGGCGCACAGGAAGCGCACGAGGCGATTCGTCCGTCCGATGTGCGGGTGAAACCCAACATGCTGTCGGGCATGGAGCGGGATGCCGAGCGCCTGTACACCCTGATCTGGCAGCAGTTTGTGGCGTGCCAGATGACACCGGCGCAGTTTACCTCGACGTCTGTGGTGGTCACGGCAGGGGACTTCGAATTGCGCACCCGCGGTCGCGTTATCCGCTTCGACGGCTTCCTGAAGGTGGCGCCGGCGCAGAGCAAGAAAGACGAAGACCTGGTATTGCCGGACATCAAGGTCGGTGAAAAGCTGAACCTGAAAAAGCTCGATCCCAAGCAGCACTTCACCAAGCCTCCCGCGCGCTTCAGCGAAGCGGCGCTGGTAAAAGAGCTGGAAAAGCGCGGTATTGGCCGTCCATCGACGTACGCATCCATTATTTCCACGATCCAGGATCGCGGTTACGTGCGTCTGGAAAACCGTCGATTCTACGCGGAGAAAATGGGTGACATCGTCACTGATCGCCTCAGCGAGAGCTTTACCGACCTGATGGACTACGGATTTACCGCCAGCCTGGAGGAGTCCCTCGACTCGGTTGCAGAGGGCAAGCGGGGCTGGAAAGACCTGCTGAATGATTTCTATGCCGGTTTCAGCAAGCGTCTCGAAGTGGCGCAGGATAAAGAAGGCGGCATGCGCCGTAATTCGCCCACGGATACGGACATTGAGTGCAGCCAGTGCGGCCGCCATATGCAGATCCGCACCGGTTCAACCGGCGTCTTTCTGGGCTGCTCCGGCTATGCGTTGCCCCCCAAGGAGCGCTGCACCAACACCATGAACCTGGTGTCTGGTGAAGAAGCCGTTGACGCCGATAAAGATGAAGAGGCGGAAACACGCCAGCTGCGCGAGAAGCGCCGTTGTGGCAAGTGCGGCACGGCAATGGACAGTTATCTGGTGGATGAACAGCGCAAGCTGCACATCTGCGGTAATAACCCGGACTGCCCCGGCTTTGAAGTGGAAAAAGGCACTTTCAAGATCAAGGGCTATGACGGTCCGCTGATCGAGTGTGACAAGTGTGGGGCGGATATGCAGTTGAAGTCCGGCCGTTTCGGCAAGTACTTCGGCTGTACCAGCGAGACCTGCAAGAACACCCGCAAGCTACTGAAGAGCGGCCAGCCGGCACCGCCCAAAATGGATCCGGTACCCATGCCGGAGCTGCCCTGCGAAAAAGTGGACGATACCTACATTCTGCGTGACGGTGCCTCCGGTCTGTTTCTGGCGGCCAGCCAGTTCCCGAAAAACCGTGAGACACGCGCCCCGCTGGTGAAGGAACTGCTGCCACACAAGGACGAGATCGACCCGAAATACAGCTTCCTGTTTTCGGCGCCCACGGAAGACAACGAAGGCCGCGACACGGTGGTGCGGTTCAGCCGCAAGACTCAGGAGCAGTATGTCCAGAGCGAGGAAGAGGGTAAGGCCACCGGCTGGAAGGCCTTCTATCGCGATGGCAAATGGCAGGTAGACGCGCCGGCGAAGAAAGCACCCGCCAAGAAGAAAGCTGCGGCGAAAAAAGCACCGGCTAAAAAAGCGGCCGCTAAAAAGGCACCAGCCAAGAAAAAGGCCACCACTAAAAAATCCCCGGCCAAGTAA
- a CDS encoding DUF6586 family protein: MSNPYTGSVASALRKAQLILQAPVPGEAADSQQALLESALQEAALMQLWRAYKAFLAEQGQQLQLGFRAGAEPDTAQALAQLVSARGKFSAEVNELVSLSENPESWFQGMQAAWEALWRPAGTEAAQSEGAAGVQTLIPVQQLDRAAPEPLSRDLLMKWLRALNELVVRQRAHGQEW; encoded by the coding sequence TTGAGTAATCCCTATACCGGTAGCGTTGCGTCAGCACTGCGCAAAGCCCAGCTGATCCTCCAGGCCCCCGTCCCGGGTGAGGCGGCAGACAGTCAGCAGGCGCTGCTGGAAAGTGCTTTGCAGGAAGCGGCGCTGATGCAGCTGTGGCGGGCCTACAAAGCATTTCTTGCGGAGCAGGGGCAGCAGCTCCAGCTGGGGTTCCGAGCCGGGGCCGAGCCGGATACTGCGCAGGCACTGGCGCAACTGGTGTCAGCGCGCGGTAAGTTCAGCGCCGAAGTCAATGAGCTGGTGAGCCTGTCGGAAAACCCGGAAAGCTGGTTTCAGGGCATGCAGGCCGCCTGGGAGGCCCTGTGGCGGCCGGCAGGTACGGAAGCGGCTCAGTCTGAAGGCGCCGCGGGCGTGCAGACCCTGATCCCTGTGCAGCAGCTTGACCGAGCAGCCCCTGAGCCCCTGAGCCGGGATCTGCTGATGAAGTGGCTGCGCGCGCTGAACGAGCTGGTAGTGCGCCAGCGGGCCCACGGGCAGGAGTGGTAA
- the lexA gene encoding transcriptional repressor LexA, translating into MTNLTARQAQVLALIKTYLDDTGYPPTRAEIAQELGFRSPNAAEEHLKALARKGAIEMVAGASRGIRIPDHHTGLPIVGRVAAGNPVLAEENIEEYCEIPAEFFHPPADYLLRVHGMSMKDAGILDGDLLAVQRTDNIRNGQIVVARIEDEVTVKRFKRRGNQATVQLLPENEDFNVIEVDMRDRNFAIEGLAVGVIRQNPV; encoded by the coding sequence ATGACAAACCTCACTGCCCGCCAGGCCCAGGTACTTGCGCTGATCAAAACGTACCTGGACGACACCGGTTACCCCCCCACCCGCGCGGAAATTGCCCAGGAACTCGGCTTCCGCTCCCCCAATGCGGCGGAAGAACACCTGAAGGCGCTCGCGCGCAAGGGTGCCATCGAGATGGTCGCCGGCGCCTCCCGTGGTATCCGTATCCCCGACCACCACACCGGCCTTCCCATTGTCGGCCGTGTTGCCGCTGGTAACCCGGTGCTGGCAGAGGAAAATATTGAGGAATATTGTGAGATTCCCGCCGAGTTTTTCCACCCTCCGGCGGATTATCTACTGCGGGTGCACGGTATGAGTATGAAGGATGCGGGTATTCTCGACGGCGACCTGCTGGCGGTGCAGCGGACTGACAACATTCGCAACGGCCAAATCGTGGTGGCGCGAATCGAGGACGAAGTGACAGTGAAACGATTCAAGCGCCGCGGTAACCAGGCGACGGTTCAGCTGTTGCCGGAGAACGAAGACTTCAATGTAATTGAAGTTGACATGCGTGATCGCAACTTTGCCATTGAGGGGTTGGCTGTGGGTGTTATCCGGCAAAACCCGGTTTGA
- a CDS encoding TIGR00730 family Rossman fold protein, with amino-acid sequence MLDAKMPEAWRVLRIQSELVDGIERLITLKGAVTVFGSARFPEEAAEYQEGLRLGELLAREGVPVITGGGPGIMEACNRGAFCQSGESIGLSIELPHEQLPNAYLDINLNFRYFFVRKFMFVKHAMGFIAMPGGYGTLDELFEALTLVQTRKVRRFPIVLVGKQYWAGLVDWMRNTVLTRGCIDADDLSLFTLVDTVDEAAQIIIEFIRECDGEAR; translated from the coding sequence ATGCTGGATGCAAAAATGCCCGAAGCATGGCGAGTGCTGCGTATTCAGTCTGAACTCGTGGATGGCATCGAGCGGCTGATTACCCTCAAGGGTGCGGTGACCGTGTTCGGGAGTGCGCGGTTTCCCGAAGAAGCCGCAGAATATCAGGAGGGCCTACGCCTTGGGGAGTTGCTGGCCCGTGAAGGGGTGCCGGTGATAACCGGCGGTGGGCCGGGAATTATGGAGGCCTGCAATCGCGGTGCGTTTTGCCAGTCTGGGGAATCCATCGGGTTGAGCATCGAGTTGCCGCACGAACAACTGCCCAATGCCTATCTCGATATCAACCTGAATTTTCGCTATTTTTTTGTGCGTAAATTTATGTTCGTCAAACACGCGATGGGTTTTATTGCCATGCCCGGCGGCTATGGCACCCTGGATGAGTTATTTGAGGCACTTACGCTGGTGCAAACGCGCAAGGTCCGGCGCTTCCCCATTGTTCTGGTGGGGAAACAATATTGGGCAGGGCTGGTGGACTGGATGCGCAATACCGTGCTGACGCGCGGCTGTATTGATGCCGACGATCTGAGCCTGTTTACGCTGGTAGACACCGTCGATGAAGCGGCACAGATCATAATCGAGTTTATCCGCGAGTGTGACGGGGAAGCCCGTTAA
- a CDS encoding DUF6763 family protein: protein MARIAPEIGSWFENFDSGDLFEVVAVDHPSRTIEIQYLDGSLGEIDFQSWPRLPVIGAAEPENANAGYGILAEEMQDEEDSGFRSPILSPVQSAIDRLEGDSFPGTDDSF, encoded by the coding sequence ATGGCTAGAATTGCTCCTGAAATTGGTAGCTGGTTTGAAAATTTCGACAGTGGGGACTTGTTCGAAGTGGTGGCCGTAGACCATCCGTCCCGCACCATCGAAATCCAGTACCTGGACGGTTCACTGGGGGAAATCGACTTTCAAAGCTGGCCAAGGCTGCCGGTGATTGGCGCCGCGGAACCGGAAAATGCCAATGCCGGTTACGGCATCCTCGCGGAAGAAATGCAGGACGAAGAAGACTCAGGGTTCCGCAGCCCGATTCTTTCGCCGGTGCAGAGCGCCATCGACAGGTTGGAGGGCGACTCGTTTCCAGGGACCGACGATTCCTTCTGA
- a CDS encoding TetR/AcrR family transcriptional regulator: MSQLDTVNRILDAAEVLFAERGFTETSLRTITSTAGVNLAAVNYHFGSKKELIQAVFERFLTPFTENLDKELSRRQAQLETSPGEQLQVDDLLDSLYSVALAGLAKEGRDPKRFMGLLGLAYTQSQGHLRRFIVSRYGASYRRFAGLLANTLPHVDPVTFYWRLYFMLGATIFSLSSFDAIEAILREDFGAESSLDETLARLAPAAAAMLTAAEPKDT, encoded by the coding sequence ATGAGTCAGCTGGACACCGTCAACCGTATACTGGATGCCGCCGAGGTGCTGTTTGCCGAGCGCGGATTTACCGAGACCTCACTGCGGACCATCACCAGCACGGCGGGCGTGAACCTGGCGGCGGTGAATTATCACTTTGGTTCGAAAAAGGAACTGATACAGGCGGTATTCGAGCGCTTTCTGACCCCGTTTACGGAGAACCTGGATAAAGAGCTCAGCCGCCGGCAGGCCCAGCTGGAAACGTCCCCGGGGGAGCAATTGCAGGTAGATGACCTGCTCGACAGCCTGTACAGCGTGGCCCTTGCTGGCCTGGCAAAGGAGGGGAGAGACCCCAAGCGTTTTATGGGGCTGCTGGGCCTGGCCTACACCCAGTCACAGGGACACCTGCGCAGGTTCATCGTGTCCCGCTACGGGGCCAGCTACCGTCGGTTTGCCGGGTTGCTCGCCAATACCTTGCCGCACGTGGATCCGGTCACTTTTTACTGGCGGCTGTATTTCATGCTGGGCGCGACCATCTTTTCCCTGTCGAGCTTCGACGCAATCGAAGCTATCCTTCGGGAAGACTTCGGTGCCGAGAGCAGTCTCGACGAGACCCTGGCGCGGCTGGCCCCCGCCGCAGCGGCGATGCTGACGGCTGCGGAGCCCAAAGATACATAA
- the nagZ gene encoding beta-N-acetylhexosaminidase — protein MSDQIGPVMIDVEGTELTTEDRELLRHPQVGGLIFFARNYHDRPQLEALVADIRSVRPGILLAVDQEGGRVQRFRDSFTRLPSMQALSARADRQQLKDVGWLLAAELLAVGVDFSFAPVLDADDNFCRIVGDRSFACDPLALAAKARPFMAGMHEAGMATTGKHFPGHGQVLEDSHEELPVDHRTLEEVLAADGQPFAESIAAGELEAVMPAHIRFAKVDENPVGFSRFWLQEILRKRLGFDGVIFSDDLTMEGAGAAGGYAERIRAAMQAGCDMGVVCNNRQGALEVLSALEGYEPNPESSRRLERMRGKPVIENWASLEQSPRWQATRAWLASWM, from the coding sequence ATGTCCGATCAGATTGGTCCGGTGATGATTGATGTCGAGGGTACGGAACTCACGACGGAAGACCGTGAACTCTTGCGTCATCCGCAGGTTGGCGGACTGATTTTCTTTGCGCGCAACTACCACGATCGTCCGCAGCTGGAGGCGCTGGTGGCCGACATCCGCAGTGTGCGGCCAGGGATTCTGCTGGCAGTGGACCAGGAAGGCGGGCGGGTGCAGCGCTTCCGGGATTCCTTTACCCGTTTACCGTCCATGCAGGCACTCAGTGCGCGGGCGGATAGGCAACAGCTGAAAGACGTGGGGTGGCTGCTTGCGGCCGAGTTGCTGGCGGTGGGTGTCGACTTCAGTTTCGCGCCGGTGCTGGATGCCGATGACAACTTCTGCCGTATTGTTGGCGACCGGAGTTTCGCCTGTGACCCGCTGGCACTCGCGGCCAAAGCGCGCCCGTTTATGGCGGGCATGCACGAGGCTGGTATGGCCACCACCGGCAAGCATTTCCCGGGACACGGGCAGGTCCTTGAAGACAGTCACGAAGAGCTGCCGGTGGATCATCGCACGCTGGAAGAGGTGCTGGCGGCCGATGGTCAACCATTTGCCGAGAGTATTGCCGCTGGAGAACTGGAAGCGGTCATGCCGGCGCATATCCGGTTTGCGAAAGTGGATGAGAACCCGGTGGGCTTTTCACGCTTCTGGTTGCAGGAGATCCTGCGCAAACGGCTCGGCTTTGACGGCGTGATCTTCAGTGATGATCTCACCATGGAAGGCGCCGGCGCGGCCGGTGGGTATGCCGAGAGGATCCGGGCGGCGATGCAGGCAGGTTGCGATATGGGGGTTGTGTGCAACAACCGGCAGGGTGCGCTGGAAGTGCTCTCGGCACTGGAAGGTTACGAACCAAACCCAGAATCCAGCCGGCGGCTCGAGCGCATGCGCGGTAAGCCGGTCATTGAAAACTGGGCTTCGCTCGAACAGTCACCCCGTTGGCAGGCCACCCGGGCGTGGCTGGCATCCTGGATGTAA
- a CDS encoding mechanosensitive ion channel family protein: MEQAKAFIRSLVGEDRFWIAEVFLIVLATAFAAWMLALFVARLQARAERTVNPWDDALCGAINPPASIVVWLVGLSLAAARAGKATSAEIFSYAGTVREIGFIVLITWFALRFAKAVETNLADPRFMGKPMDATTVRAVGKLVRASIIITAAMVIMQHFGYSISGVLAFGGIGGLAIGFAAKDLLANFFGGLMIYLDRPFKVGDWVRSPDQEIEGTVEDIGWRLTRIRTFDKRPLYIPNGIFTQISVENPSRMLNRRIYETVGIRYDDAHLMAPIVKDVRAMLEQHPEIDTNQTLIVNFNSFAPSSLDFFIYTFTKTTEWVRYHEIKQDILLQILKIIEQHGASCAFPTSTLHIADLPELAIAGAREVPAGS; the protein is encoded by the coding sequence GTGGAGCAGGCTAAGGCGTTTATACGCTCCCTGGTGGGGGAAGATCGTTTCTGGATTGCTGAAGTTTTTCTGATTGTTCTCGCCACCGCCTTTGCGGCGTGGATGCTGGCGCTGTTTGTGGCGCGCTTGCAGGCGAGGGCGGAACGCACTGTCAACCCATGGGATGACGCCCTGTGCGGGGCCATCAACCCACCCGCATCCATTGTGGTGTGGCTGGTGGGGCTGTCGCTGGCAGCGGCGCGTGCCGGCAAGGCAACGAGCGCAGAAATTTTCAGTTACGCCGGTACCGTGCGTGAAATCGGCTTCATTGTACTGATTACCTGGTTTGCCCTGCGGTTTGCCAAGGCGGTAGAAACGAACCTTGCGGACCCGCGCTTCATGGGCAAGCCGATGGATGCCACAACGGTGCGTGCCGTTGGCAAGCTGGTGCGTGCTTCCATCATCATTACCGCGGCCATGGTGATCATGCAGCACTTCGGGTACAGCATCAGCGGTGTGCTGGCGTTTGGCGGTATCGGCGGCCTGGCGATTGGTTTTGCGGCAAAAGATTTGCTGGCCAACTTTTTTGGTGGGCTGATGATCTACCTGGATCGCCCGTTCAAGGTGGGCGACTGGGTGCGCTCTCCCGACCAAGAAATAGAAGGCACGGTAGAGGACATCGGCTGGCGCCTGACCCGTATTCGCACCTTTGACAAGCGTCCGCTGTACATTCCCAACGGGATCTTCACCCAGATTTCCGTTGAAAACCCCTCGCGTATGCTGAACCGCCGGATCTACGAAACGGTCGGTATCCGCTACGACGACGCACACCTGATGGCGCCCATTGTGAAAGATGTGCGCGCGATGCTTGAGCAGCACCCGGAAATCGATACCAATCAGACGCTGATTGTGAATTTCAATTCCTTCGCGCCGTCGTCGCTCGACTTCTTTATTTACACGTTTACCAAAACCACCGAATGGGTGCGCTACCACGAGATCAAGCAGGATATCCTGTTGCAGATTCTGAAGATTATCGAGCAGCACGGCGCCTCCTGTGCCTTCCCGACCTCCACCCTGCATATTGCCGATTTGCCGGAGCTGGCAATCGCCGGAGCGCGGGAGGTGCCGGCTGGGTCCTGA